CCGACCAGCGCCGGCGGCTGGGACGTGGCGGTGGAGCACCTGGTGGCCTGGCTGGAAGCGCTGCCCAAGCCGATCGGCATCCTGTGCGTGACCGACGCCCGCGCACGCCAGCTGATCCAGGCTTGCCTGCTCGCCGGCATTGCCATCCCCGAGCAGGTCGCCGTGGTCGGCATCGACAACGACGCGCTCGCCCGCATGCTGATGCGCATTCCGCTGACCTCGGTGATCCAGGGCACCGAGGAGATGGGACGCACCGCGGCCCATCTGCTGCACCAGATGCTGCGCGGCATCGACCATAGCGCCACCCGCATCGTGGTGCCGCCGGCCGGCATCAACGTGCAGGCCTCCAGCCGTCATCAGCCGGTACGCAGCGCCCACGTGATGCGGGCACGGCTGTATATCCGCCAATACGGCTGCCTGGGCATCAAGGTCGAGCAGGTCGCCGAGCACGTCGGCGTCTCGCGCACCGTGCTCGAGGAACACTTCCGCCGCGAACTCAAGCAGACCGTGCATCAGGCCCTGCTGCAGCACAAGCTCGAGAGCGCCCGCGAGCTGCTGGTCAAGACCGATCTGCCGCTGGCCGAAATCGCCGTGCGCTGCGGCTTCACCTCGCTGCCTTACCTCTACGCCGTGTTCCGCCGCGAATACGACATGACGCCCCGGGAATTCCAGGCCGAGGCGCGCCGCCGCGACGCCGTACAGACCGCCACGCCATGAATGCCGTCAACCATCTGCCCACCCGCCGCATTGACGGCCCCGAACGCTGGGGGCGCCTGGACGACGGCCGCCCGGTACACCGCTGGATCTTGCGCAACGCCCAGGACATGCGCGTGGAGATTGCCGATCTCGGCGGCAGCCTGCTGTCCTGGCTCGCGCCCGACCGCCACGGCCGGCTCGGCGAGGTGCTGCTCGGCCATGCCAGCCCGGCCGACTATGCCCACGGTCACTGGTACATGGGCGCGCTGATCGGTCGCTGGGCCAATCGCATCCGCGACGGTCGTTTCGTGCTGGACGGCATCCCTTACCGGGTGGACCGCAACGATCACGGCCAGCATCTGCACGGCGGCCTGGAGGGTTTCCATCGCGCGCTGTGGCAGGTCGAACCTGCCGACGGCGGGCTTTGCCTGCGCCTGCACTCGCCCGACGGCGAGGGCGGCTTCCCGGGCGATCTCGATGTCGAGGTGCGCTACCGCCTGCACGACGACGGCAGCCTGAGCATCGATTACGACGCCTGCTGCAATTTACCGACGCCGATCAACCTCACCGCGCATCCCTATTTCGACCTGAGCGGCAACGGCGGCGGGGTTGGCGAGCACATGCTGAAGATCGCCGCCGGGCATTACCTGGCGGTGGACGCGGCGATGATTCCCATCGCCTGCGAAAGCGTGGCCGGCACGCCGTTCGACTTCCGCCACCCGGCGCCGCTGGGCGCCCGCCTGGCCTGGCCGCATCCGCAACTGGCCATCGCCCAGGGCTTCGATCATTGCTTCGTGCTGGACGGCGAACCCGGCCAGGCGCGGCCGGTAGCCGAACTCTACGCCCCGGCCAGCGGGCGCCGGCTCAGCGTGAGCACCGACCAGCCCGGCCTGCAGCTCTACACCGGCCAGCACCTGACCGGCGCGCCCGACCGCCGGGGCGGCAGCTATCGCGCCGGCGCCGGCCTGTGCCTGGAGGCGCAGGCCTTCCCGAACCAGATCAACAGTGATCGCGCGGCGCAGGTGGTGCTGCGGCCCGGGGCCCGCTACCGCCAACACACGGTCTACCGGCTCGACGCCGTCTGAAGAGGCGCGCGGTTTCACGGAGGACCCCACATGAAAAAACTCATCAACGACGTCGGCAGCGTGGTGGCCGACATGCTGCATGGGCTGGTCGCCCTGAATCCACGCCTGGCCCTGGTCGAGGGCCAGCACATCGTCGTCCGCGCCGATGCGCGCGCGGCGGCCGACCGCGGCGAGGTGGCGCTGATCTCCGGCGGCGGCTCCGGCCATGAACCGGCGCATGCCGGCTACGTCGGCGCCGGCATGCTGAGCGCGGCCGTCGCCGGCGAGGTGTTCACCTCGCCTTCCACCGACGCCGTGCTCGCGGCGATCCGCGCGGTCGCGGGCCCGGCCGGCGTGCTCCTGATCGTCAAGAACTACACCGGCGACCGGCTCAACTTCGGCCTCGCCGCCGAACTTGCGCGTGCCGAGGGCATCGCCGTGGAGACGGTGATCGTCGCCGACGACGTCGCCCTCGCCGCACGCGGGGAACACGCCGGACGCCGCGGCCTGGCCGGCACCGTGTTCGTGCACAAGCTCGCCGGCGCGGCGGCTGCCGCAGGCCGGCCCCTGGCCGAGGTCGCCGCCATCGCCCGCGAGGCGGCCACCGCGCTGGGCACCATGGGCGTGGCGCTCAGCGCCTGCACCGTGCCGGCGGCAGGCCGGCCGGGTTTCACCCTCGGCGAGGACGAGATCGAATGGGGCCTCGGCATCCATGGCGAGCCGGGCGTCGAACGCGGCCGCTTGCTGCCGGCGCGGGCGGTGGCCGCGCGGCTCATCGCCCGCATCGTGGAAGACCTGGACCTGCCGCGCGGCGAGCGGGTCGCGCTGCTGGTCAACAACCTGGGCGCGACGCCACCGGGCGAACTCGACATCGTCGCCGCTGCAGCCCTCGAGGCCTTGGCCACGCACGGCCTGCTCGTCGAGCGTGCCTGGGCCGGGACCTTTCTCTCCGCGCTGGACATGGCCGGCGTCTCGCTGTCGCTGCTCAAGCTCGACGAGGCGCGGCTGCGCGGGCTCGATGCCCCCACGACGGCGCGCGCCTGGCCGGCGATCGACGGCCGCGTGGGCCCGGTGCGCCATGTCCACCTTCCCGTGCCTGCGTCCAGCTCGACCCCGGCCCCGGCCGCCTCGGTGCAAGGCGATCCGTTCATGCAGGCACTCGATGCCGTCTGCGCCCGCCTCGTCGCGGCCGAGGACGAGCTCACCGTACTCGATCAGCGCGTGGGTGATGGCGATCTGGGCCAGAGCCTGGCCCGCGGCGCCCAAGCGGTACAAGCGGCGCGGGCCACACTTCCGGCCGCCCCCGCCGACGCCCTGCGCGAGCTTTCCGCGATCGTGCGGCGCGTGGTGGGCGGCACCTCCGGGCCGCTCTATGCGGCCATGCTGATGCGCGCGGCGGCGGCGCTCGAAACTTCCGCCGCAGCCGATGCGCAGGCGTGGGCACAGGCACTGGAGGCGGCCATCGCCGGCGTGGCCGAGGTCGGTGGCGCGGCGCCGGGCGAGCGCACCATGCTCGACGCCCTGGTGCCGGCCCTCACCGCCCTGCAGACCGCGCTAACCACCGGGGACGACGCCCTGCGCGCCCTGGATGCCGCGGCCGCGGCGGCCGCGGACGGGGCCCGCGCCAGCGCCCAGCTGATGCCGCG
The DNA window shown above is from Aerosticca soli and carries:
- the dhaL gene encoding dihydroxyacetone kinase subunit DhaL is translated as MKKLINDVGSVVADMLHGLVALNPRLALVEGQHIVVRADARAAADRGEVALISGGGSGHEPAHAGYVGAGMLSAAVAGEVFTSPSTDAVLAAIRAVAGPAGVLLIVKNYTGDRLNFGLAAELARAEGIAVETVIVADDVALAARGEHAGRRGLAGTVFVHKLAGAAAAAGRPLAEVAAIAREAATALGTMGVALSACTVPAAGRPGFTLGEDEIEWGLGIHGEPGVERGRLLPARAVAARLIARIVEDLDLPRGERVALLVNNLGATPPGELDIVAAAALEALATHGLLVERAWAGTFLSALDMAGVSLSLLKLDEARLRGLDAPTTARAWPAIDGRVGPVRHVHLPVPASSSTPAPAASVQGDPFMQALDAVCARLVAAEDELTVLDQRVGDGDLGQSLARGAQAVQAARATLPAAPADALRELSAIVRRVVGGTSGPLYAAMLMRAAAALETSAAADAQAWAQALEAAIAGVAEVGGAAPGERTMLDALVPALTALQTALTTGDDALRALDAAAAAAADGARASAQLMPRRGRSSYLGARALGHPDPGAHAVALWLAAIRDAFASPAA
- a CDS encoding aldose epimerase family protein, with protein sequence MNAVNHLPTRRIDGPERWGRLDDGRPVHRWILRNAQDMRVEIADLGGSLLSWLAPDRHGRLGEVLLGHASPADYAHGHWYMGALIGRWANRIRDGRFVLDGIPYRVDRNDHGQHLHGGLEGFHRALWQVEPADGGLCLRLHSPDGEGGFPGDLDVEVRYRLHDDGSLSIDYDACCNLPTPINLTAHPYFDLSGNGGGVGEHMLKIAAGHYLAVDAAMIPIACESVAGTPFDFRHPAPLGARLAWPHPQLAIAQGFDHCFVLDGEPGQARPVAELYAPASGRRLSVSTDQPGLQLYTGQHLTGAPDRRGGSYRAGAGLCLEAQAFPNQINSDRAAQVVLRPGARYRQHTVYRLDAV
- a CDS encoding XylR family transcriptional regulator translates to MEPRQTPLRIALLFNANKSYDRHVFAGIGQYLGSTRVDWDLFLEEDFRCRVQGIERWRGDGIIADFDDPTVAEALTRTALPVVGVGGSYRDATLYPQGMPYVATDNAKLVRLGYTHLIDQGLERFAFYGMPPAPDHRWALEREAAFVELLQADGREPIIYRGRPTSAGGWDVAVEHLVAWLEALPKPIGILCVTDARARQLIQACLLAGIAIPEQVAVVGIDNDALARMLMRIPLTSVIQGTEEMGRTAAHLLHQMLRGIDHSATRIVVPPAGINVQASSRHQPVRSAHVMRARLYIRQYGCLGIKVEQVAEHVGVSRTVLEEHFRRELKQTVHQALLQHKLESARELLVKTDLPLAEIAVRCGFTSLPYLYAVFRREYDMTPREFQAEARRRDAVQTATP